In one window of Flavobacterium ginsengisoli DNA:
- a CDS encoding DUF779 domain-containing protein, with amino-acid sequence MIKRIDATEKAVELINVLKEKHGDLMFYQAGGCCEGTQPQCFEKGGYYQRTGDVCIGKVEDVEFWVDKDLFEYWKHAHFTLTVIDAFGVGGFSLETPLKKTFQIEYRIFTPEEEKDLEPITRIE; translated from the coding sequence ATGATTAAACGAATTGATGCCACAGAAAAAGCAGTCGAACTGATTAATGTTCTAAAAGAAAAACACGGTGATTTAATGTTTTACCAGGCTGGAGGATGTTGCGAAGGCACACAACCGCAGTGTTTTGAAAAAGGAGGCTATTATCAGCGAACTGGTGATGTTTGTATTGGTAAGGTTGAAGATGTTGAATTTTGGGTAGACAAAGATTTATTTGAATACTGGAAACATGCTCACTTTACTCTTACTGTAATTGACGCATTTGGAGTAGGAGGTTTTTCTTTAGAAACTCCATTAAAAAAGACTTTTCAAATAGAATATAGAATTTTCACTCCAGAAGAAGAGAAGGATTTAGAACCGATTACAAGAATTGAATGA
- the adhP gene encoding alcohol dehydrogenase AdhP → MLPKTMKAAVVREFGSLLQIEEVEVKRPGRNEILVKVIASGVCHTDLHAVDGDWPVKPKMPLIPGHEAVGYVVAVGPEVKNIKEGDAVGVPWLYSACGGCDHCITGWETLCESQQNGGYSVDGGFAEYVIADARYVGILPSNVNFIEMAPILCAGVTVYKGLKETEVKPGEWVAISGIGGLGHVAVQYAKAMGMNVAAIDIGDDKLELAKKLGADLVVNAKNQNPGEFLKKEVGGVHGALVTAVSPIAFKQGLETLRRKGTMALNGLPPGNFDLSIFDTVLNRITIRGSIVGTRKDMKEAIEFAVDGKVKATVTTSKLEDVNTVFDKMKKGEIEGRIVLDIAQS, encoded by the coding sequence ATGCTTCCAAAAACAATGAAAGCTGCGGTCGTTAGAGAATTTGGTTCTCTTCTACAAATTGAAGAAGTTGAAGTAAAACGCCCAGGTAGAAATGAAATTCTTGTAAAAGTAATTGCAAGTGGAGTGTGCCACACCGATTTACATGCTGTAGATGGGGATTGGCCAGTTAAACCTAAAATGCCTTTAATTCCAGGACATGAAGCTGTCGGATATGTTGTTGCAGTAGGACCAGAAGTTAAAAATATAAAAGAGGGAGACGCTGTTGGCGTGCCTTGGCTTTACAGTGCCTGCGGAGGCTGTGACCACTGTATTACAGGTTGGGAAACACTATGCGAAAGTCAGCAGAATGGCGGTTACAGTGTAGATGGCGGATTTGCAGAATATGTAATTGCAGATGCCAGATATGTTGGAATTTTGCCTTCAAATGTGAATTTTATAGAAATGGCTCCGATTTTATGTGCTGGTGTTACGGTTTATAAAGGATTAAAAGAAACTGAGGTGAAACCTGGCGAATGGGTAGCAATTTCTGGAATTGGAGGTTTAGGGCACGTTGCTGTGCAATATGCAAAAGCTATGGGAATGAATGTGGCGGCTATTGATATTGGAGATGATAAATTGGAACTGGCAAAAAAATTAGGTGCCGATTTGGTTGTGAATGCTAAAAATCAAAATCCTGGAGAATTCTTAAAGAAAGAAGTTGGTGGTGTGCATGGGGCATTGGTTACCGCAGTTTCTCCAATTGCTTTCAAACAAGGGCTTGAAACATTGAGAAGAAAAGGTACAATGGCATTAAACGGACTTCCTCCAGGCAATTTTGATTTGTCTATTTTCGATACCGTTTTAAATAGAATCACCATTAGAGGATCTATTGTAGGAACTCGAAAAGATATGAAGGAAGCAATTGAATTTGCTGTTGATGGCAAAGTCAAAGCAACAGTAACAACTTCAAAACTAGAAGATGTAAACACCGTTTTTGATAAAATGAAAAAAGGTGAAATAGAAGGAAGAATTGTGCTAGATATAGCACAGTCCTAA
- a CDS encoding adenine phosphoribosyltransferase: MQFKNYIRDIQGFPKEGILFKDITPLLINPEARTNCLRILLDSLNGQKIDKVVGAESRGFFFGMLLAQELNAGFVPVRKPKKLPFDTISASYELEYGSDSLEMHIDAIKKGDHVLIHDDVLATGGTAKAVCELVEKLGGEIVQCNFLMELTFLNGREKIKEYPVFLCINLLMEIKYTV, from the coding sequence ATGCAGTTTAAAAATTATATACGTGATATTCAGGGTTTTCCGAAAGAAGGAATTTTATTTAAAGATATCACACCTTTACTAATTAATCCAGAAGCGCGAACAAATTGCCTAAGAATTTTGCTTGATTCTTTAAATGGGCAAAAAATTGACAAGGTCGTTGGCGCCGAATCTCGAGGTTTTTTCTTCGGAATGTTATTGGCGCAAGAGTTAAATGCCGGATTTGTTCCCGTAAGAAAACCAAAAAAGCTTCCGTTCGATACGATTTCTGCTTCTTATGAGTTAGAATATGGTTCTGATAGTTTGGAAATGCATATAGATGCTATTAAAAAAGGAGATCACGTTTTAATTCACGATGATGTGTTGGCTACTGGAGGAACTGCAAAAGCAGTTTGTGAATTAGTAGAAAAACTCGGCGGCGAAATTGTACAATGTAATTTCTTAATGGAACTGACTTTTCTTAACGGAAGAGAAAAAATAAAAGAATATCCCGTTTTTCTTTGCATTAACTTATTAATGGAGATAAAATATACTGTATAA
- a CDS encoding IS6 family transposase, translated as MNTKGHCYPKYIILQAVYFKLRFTLSYRDVEELMKIRGVIVDHATIQRWVYKFAPLLEAEMKKRKGRVGESWRLDETYIKVKGIWCYLYRAVDKLGNTVDFLLTRKRQRMSAQSFLIKAISNNYRPRVVNIDKSGSNTAAIKVYNKRSFTKIKIRQCKYLNNIVEQDHRFIKWRIQNGLGFKSFESARRTLSGIEVVHMLRKNQMVRPGITMFKSFCKLAG; from the coding sequence ATGAATACTAAAGGTCATTGTTATCCAAAATACATAATTCTTCAGGCAGTATATTTCAAGCTAAGATTTACACTTAGTTACCGTGATGTTGAAGAACTAATGAAGATTAGAGGAGTCATTGTGGATCATGCGACGATTCAGCGTTGGGTTTACAAGTTTGCACCTTTGCTTGAGGCAGAAATGAAGAAGAGAAAAGGCAGAGTGGGGGAGAGTTGGAGATTGGATGAGACCTACATCAAAGTAAAAGGTATTTGGTGTTATTTATATAGGGCAGTAGATAAATTAGGCAATACGGTTGATTTTCTTTTGACCAGAAAAAGACAAAGAATGAGTGCGCAGTCATTTCTAATTAAAGCAATTAGTAATAACTACAGACCAAGAGTAGTAAACATTGATAAAAGCGGTTCTAATACTGCCGCTATCAAAGTCTATAACAAACGTTCATTCACAAAGATTAAAATCCGGCAGTGTAAATATCTCAACAATATTGTCGAACAGGACCATCGATTTATAAAATGGAGGATACAAAATGGGTTAGGCTTTAAAAGTTTTGAATCGGCAAGACGAACATTGAGCGGAATTGAAGTTGTGCATATGCTGAGAAAGAATCAAATGGTTAGACCAGGGATAACTATGTTTAAATCATTCTGTAAATTGGCGGGCTAA
- a CDS encoding SDR family NAD(P)-dependent oxidoreductase has product MKTIVIVGGSKGIGNAVVMQNLENCRIINISRTAPDITHPNLIHFAIDVLGDPLPEFESMDALVYCPGSINLKPILGLSLDDFRNDFEINVVGAVKVIQHYLPALKKGEKPSIVLFSSVAAKLGMPFHASIAASKAAVEGLVKSLGAELAPLIRINAIAPTITETSLSASILRNDRMKENMKERHPLKNYLKPEEVGRMAGYLISEDAASISGQVFAMDYGLVSFKL; this is encoded by the coding sequence ATGAAAACTATTGTAATTGTTGGCGGCAGTAAAGGAATAGGGAATGCTGTTGTAATGCAGAATCTGGAAAACTGCCGGATTATCAATATCAGCAGGACAGCTCCTGATATTACCCATCCGAATTTAATTCATTTTGCAATCGATGTGCTCGGGGATCCTTTGCCTGAATTTGAAAGTATGGATGCCCTGGTTTATTGTCCGGGATCTATAAACCTGAAACCCATTCTGGGCTTAAGCCTGGATGATTTCAGAAATGATTTTGAAATTAATGTGGTGGGAGCAGTCAAAGTGATTCAGCATTATCTGCCTGCGTTAAAGAAAGGGGAAAAACCTTCTATTGTTTTATTCAGCAGTGTTGCGGCAAAACTCGGAATGCCTTTTCATGCCAGTATTGCGGCCTCGAAAGCAGCAGTAGAGGGTCTGGTTAAATCGCTCGGCGCCGAGCTTGCCCCGTTAATCCGTATCAATGCTATTGCCCCGACTATTACAGAGACTTCTTTATCAGCATCTATTTTAAGAAACGACAGGATGAAGGAAAATATGAAGGAACGACACCCCTTGAAAAATTATCTAAAACCCGAGGAGGTTGGACGTATGGCTGGCTATCTTATCTCTGAAGATGCAGCATCAATTTCAGGCCAGGTTTTCGCGATGGATTATGGTTTGGTAAGCTTTAAATTGTAA
- a CDS encoding TIGR03643 family protein, with translation MKKLKQQFADRDLDRIIEMAWEDRTPFEAIEHQFALKEADVKTLMKKELKTGSYILWRKRVENCKTKHLQKRCEQISRFKCREQRGISNNKIAKKK, from the coding sequence ATGAAAAAATTAAAACAGCAGTTTGCTGATCGTGACCTGGACCGCATTATTGAAATGGCATGGGAAGACAGAACCCCTTTTGAGGCTATTGAACACCAGTTTGCGCTTAAGGAAGCTGATGTAAAAACTTTAATGAAGAAGGAACTCAAAACCGGCAGTTATATACTTTGGCGTAAAAGGGTAGAAAATTGTAAAACAAAGCATCTGCAGAAACGCTGTGAGCAGATCAGCCGCTTTAAGTGCAGAGAGCAGCGGGGCATTTCCAATAACAAAATAGCAAAGAAGAAATAA
- a CDS encoding sensor histidine kinase, with amino-acid sequence MYRNPGLLQNIIDAIPLPVGVYVGDNLEIALANDAMIKTWGKGNDVLGKTYLSVVPEIENQQILDEALGVLKTGTAFHAVGRKVDLVMQGIMTEYYFNYSFIPLFDEHGKVYGVLNTGADITDLHKAKEETLKANEKLTIAIESSGIGSYEIDLETKKIKTSANFNTICSIGSETTNDDLIAKLHPEDLHAREKAHQQSEETGKICYEARILNDDGAYRWAKINGKIIKDKDGSAKTIIGIVQDIHEHKEFQEELKKQVASRTNELTRSNRDLMHFASVVSHDLREPLRKIKIFNTLLRNDIEENVNEKSKKYLHKVSQSAQRMENIIEGILTYSTLDKTSQVIETINLNKVIEDIKIDLELIIREKGAILVTSDLPQIQGAPILINQLFYNLLQNALKFSKADQPPRIIITSEHHQ; translated from the coding sequence ATGTACCGAAATCCAGGGCTTCTACAAAATATAATTGATGCTATCCCTCTTCCCGTCGGGGTGTATGTGGGAGATAATTTAGAAATTGCACTGGCCAATGATGCCATGATCAAAACATGGGGCAAAGGAAATGATGTGCTTGGAAAAACCTATCTCAGCGTGGTTCCTGAAATTGAAAACCAGCAGATTCTCGATGAGGCCCTTGGCGTTCTTAAAACCGGAACTGCCTTTCATGCTGTGGGCAGAAAAGTAGATCTGGTCATGCAGGGAATTATGACCGAATATTACTTTAATTATAGTTTTATTCCGCTTTTTGACGAGCATGGAAAAGTCTATGGCGTGCTTAACACCGGCGCTGACATCACAGATCTGCACAAAGCAAAAGAAGAAACCCTGAAAGCAAATGAAAAATTAACCATAGCCATAGAAAGTTCCGGGATAGGAAGTTATGAAATAGACCTTGAAACCAAAAAAATCAAGACTTCAGCAAATTTCAATACGATCTGCTCGATTGGAAGCGAAACAACAAATGACGATTTAATTGCAAAGCTGCACCCAGAGGACCTTCATGCGCGCGAAAAAGCGCACCAGCAGTCCGAGGAAACGGGAAAAATATGCTATGAAGCGCGGATTTTAAATGATGACGGCGCCTACCGCTGGGCTAAAATCAATGGAAAGATTATCAAGGACAAGGACGGGTCTGCAAAGACCATCATTGGTATTGTTCAGGATATACACGAGCATAAGGAATTTCAGGAGGAACTAAAAAAGCAGGTCGCAAGCCGTACAAATGAGCTCACGCGTTCCAATCGTGATCTGATGCATTTTGCCAGCGTAGTGAGCCACGATCTTCGAGAGCCGCTGCGAAAAATTAAAATTTTCAATACACTCTTACGAAATGACATAGAAGAAAATGTTAATGAAAAATCTAAAAAATACCTTCATAAAGTAAGCCAGTCCGCCCAGAGAATGGAAAATATCATAGAGGGAATTTTGACCTATTCCACCCTTGACAAAACTTCACAGGTTATAGAAACAATTAATCTTAATAAGGTTATTGAAGACATAAAAATAGACCTTGAGCTCATAATAAGGGAAAAAGGTGCTATTTTAGTTACTTCTGATCTTCCACAGATTCAGGGAGCCCCGATTTTAATTAACCAGCTTTTCTATAACCTCCTGCAAAATGCCTTAAAATTTTCCAAAGCGGACCAGCCTCCAAGGATTATCATAACAAGCGAGCATCATCAATAG
- a CDS encoding ATP-binding protein has translation MEAEFAEKIFTAFERLHSKDQYEGNGLGLALCRKIAERHNGKITAAGEKDNGAEFTVTLPLQQKADTL, from the coding sequence ATTGAGGCTGAATTTGCAGAAAAGATTTTTACGGCATTTGAAAGACTGCATTCCAAAGACCAGTACGAGGGAAATGGCCTTGGGCTTGCCCTGTGCAGAAAGATTGCCGAAAGGCATAATGGTAAAATAACTGCAGCCGGGGAAAAGGACAACGGCGCTGAATTTACGGTGACCCTTCCTTTACAACAAAAAGCCGATACGCTGTAG
- a CDS encoding thioredoxin family protein, translating into MKLITLLLLMTVLPINWEPDFNNAKKTAKEKHELILLNFSGSDWCGPCIVTRRDYLESQVFSEMANENLVLVNADFPRKKKNIGTPQQVKRNEDLAEIYNKEGNFPLTLLLDADGKVLKTWHGKPESTPEQWTAEIKAICESRK; encoded by the coding sequence ATGAAACTAATTACATTATTGCTTTTAATGACCGTGCTTCCCATTAACTGGGAACCTGATTTTAATAATGCAAAAAAAACAGCAAAAGAAAAACATGAATTAATACTGCTCAACTTCTCGGGTTCAGACTGGTGCGGACCCTGCATTGTGACGCGCAGAGATTATCTTGAAAGCCAGGTATTCTCAGAGATGGCAAATGAAAATCTGGTACTTGTTAATGCTGATTTTCCAAGGAAAAAGAAAAATATCGGAACACCGCAGCAGGTTAAACGAAATGAAGATTTAGCCGAAATATACAACAAGGAAGGAAATTTTCCCCTGACGCTTCTTTTGGATGCCGATGGAAAAGTGCTTAAAACCTGGCATGGAAAACCCGAATCTACTCCTGAACAGTGGACTGCCGAAATAAAAGCGATCTGTGAGAGCCGAAAATAA
- a CDS encoding FAD:protein FMN transferase, with translation MTTYKQDSQTNLINDNAGIAPVKVDLEVFNLIERSIGISRITQGAFDISYGSIDKSLWNFDKSMTSLPDAQTALKMVHLIDYRNIILDRENTTVFLKEKGMRIGFGGIGKGYAAEMAKQILIKHNVQSGIINASGDLSAWGLQPNGKKWTIGVADPDSPNAAFSYMEISNKAVATSGNYEKFVTINGKKYSHTIDPKTGLPISGIKSVTIIASNAEFADAMATPIAVMGIKAGLFLIDQIPDLFCIIIDDNNKIYTSKNINLK, from the coding sequence TTGACTACCTATAAACAGGACAGCCAGACCAATCTGATCAATGATAACGCAGGAATAGCACCCGTTAAAGTAGATTTGGAGGTTTTTAATCTTATTGAAAGATCTATCGGAATTTCGAGAATCACACAAGGTGCATTTGATATTTCTTATGGAAGTATCGACAAAAGTCTGTGGAATTTTGACAAATCCATGACCAGTCTTCCTGATGCCCAGACCGCTCTCAAAATGGTACACCTTATTGATTACCGAAATATTATACTTGACAGGGAAAATACAACAGTATTTCTAAAAGAAAAAGGAATGCGGATTGGTTTTGGAGGTATCGGAAAAGGATATGCTGCCGAGATGGCAAAACAAATTCTTATAAAACATAATGTACAGAGCGGGATAATTAATGCCAGCGGAGATCTTTCGGCATGGGGACTGCAGCCCAACGGCAAAAAATGGACCATCGGTGTGGCTGATCCTGACTCGCCAAATGCGGCATTCTCCTATATGGAAATCTCAAATAAGGCGGTGGCAACCTCGGGCAATTATGAAAAATTCGTGACCATTAACGGAAAAAAATATTCGCATACCATTGACCCAAAAACAGGACTTCCGATATCGGGAATAAAAAGCGTGACCATTATCGCCTCAAATGCAGAATTTGCAGATGCTATGGCAACTCCTATAGCGGTAATGGGGATTAAAGCAGGCTTGTTTTTAATAGATCAGATACCGGATCTATTTTGTATTATAATTGACGACAACAACAAAATTTACACTTCTAAAAACATTAACCTGAAATGA
- a CDS encoding DUF3570 domain-containing protein produces MKRIFITGFALLALFQARAQNVPADSTSYKSNKLKLEEVNLVSSYYKQDGNNSAVTGGIGSEHLTDIANTIDVKLVKYGQTGIKHTFDIEAGIDHYTSASSDMIDLSANSSASSSDNRFYPSLTYLRENEEKGRTLGIGVSSSTEFDYQSFGGNIAFSQKTKDRNGEFTAKFQTFIDQLKLIEPVELRAPGSEGYESANRNTFAGTLSYSQVVNKNLRLMLVGDVISQNGYLSLPFHRVYFADGSVHQEKMPDTRLKIPLGIRASYFLGDNVIIRAYYRYYTDDWSLKAHTADLEIPVKLTQAFSVSPFYRYYTQTGTKYFKPYGEHTASDEYYTSNYDLSKFDSSFFGMGMKFTPLNGIFGLKHWNTLEIRYGHYTRTTNMTSDIISINIKYK; encoded by the coding sequence ATGAAAAGAATATTCATTACAGGATTTGCATTATTGGCATTATTTCAGGCAAGGGCGCAGAATGTCCCGGCCGATTCTACCAGTTATAAAAGCAATAAATTAAAATTGGAAGAAGTTAATCTGGTTTCGAGCTATTATAAACAAGACGGAAACAATTCAGCCGTTACGGGTGGAATCGGTTCTGAGCATCTAACTGATATTGCCAATACCATTGATGTTAAGCTGGTAAAATACGGCCAGACCGGAATCAAGCATACCTTTGATATTGAAGCCGGTATTGACCATTATACCTCTGCTTCATCAGATATGATTGACCTGAGCGCTAATTCATCTGCATCGTCTTCAGACAACCGCTTCTACCCTTCTTTGACCTACCTTAGGGAAAATGAAGAAAAAGGAAGAACGCTTGGAATCGGCGTTTCATCATCAACGGAATTTGATTACCAGTCTTTTGGAGGAAATATTGCCTTCTCGCAGAAAACAAAAGACAGAAACGGGGAATTCACGGCCAAATTCCAGACCTTTATAGATCAGCTCAAATTAATTGAGCCCGTTGAACTTCGTGCTCCGGGAAGTGAAGGTTATGAAAGTGCTAACAGAAATACTTTTGCAGGGACTTTGAGCTACTCCCAGGTTGTAAACAAAAACCTGCGGCTAATGCTTGTAGGGGACGTCATTAGCCAGAATGGCTATTTAAGTCTTCCTTTTCACAGGGTTTATTTTGCTGACGGCTCTGTCCATCAGGAAAAAATGCCCGATACAAGACTTAAAATCCCATTGGGAATAAGGGCCAGTTATTTCTTGGGAGATAACGTAATTATTCGCGCTTATTACAGATATTATACCGATGACTGGAGCCTGAAAGCACATACGGCTGACCTTGAAATTCCTGTAAAATTAACACAGGCGTTTTCTGTGAGTCCGTTCTACAGGTATTATACACAGACAGGAACGAAATATTTTAAACCGTACGGCGAACACACCGCTTCTGATGAATATTATACCAGCAACTATGATTTGTCTAAGTTTGACAGCAGTTTCTTTGGGATGGGAATGAAATTCACACCTCTTAATGGAATTTTTGGGCTCAAGCATTGGAATACGCTGGAGATTCGTTATGGGCATTATACCAGAACTACCAATATGACTTCTGATATTATCAGCATCAACATAAAATATAAATAA
- a CDS encoding PAS domain-containing protein has translation MSIKEKNGIKEVVLSDENNSENKVHPTGEKLPLQKIKISKKAVQPFSNSIKAEFHNKQIEPEILALKEQLDANEQYLLNLTNAINTTNASVEFDMDGNILNANKNFLKIMGYTAKDLLGKHHSLLVDPSYSKSNAYQFFWNSLKKGIHQRDEFILTAKNGKLIWFSGSYNPIFNTQGKPYKVLKIATDITLSKTQFLQLAVQAQEKEKDHLS, from the coding sequence ATGAGCATTAAAGAAAAAAATGGTATTAAGGAAGTAGTGCTTTCTGATGAAAATAATTCAGAGAATAAGGTACATCCCACAGGAGAAAAGTTACCACTTCAGAAAATCAAAATATCAAAAAAAGCAGTTCAGCCTTTTAGCAACAGCATTAAAGCCGAATTTCACAATAAGCAAATAGAACCTGAAATTTTAGCACTTAAAGAACAACTTGATGCAAATGAACAGTATTTGTTAAATCTAACAAATGCTATAAACACCACAAACGCATCTGTTGAGTTCGATATGGATGGCAATATTTTAAATGCCAATAAAAATTTCCTCAAAATTATGGGCTACACTGCAAAAGATTTGCTGGGAAAGCATCATAGTCTTTTAGTTGATCCCTCCTATTCAAAATCAAATGCGTATCAGTTTTTTTGGAACAGCCTGAAAAAAGGTATTCATCAAAGGGACGAATTTATCCTGACGGCGAAAAACGGCAAATTAATATGGTTTTCGGGCAGTTATAATCCTATTTTCAATACTCAAGGGAAACCTTATAAGGTCTTAAAAATAGCAACAGACATAACACTTTCCAAAACACAATTTTTACAGCTGGCTGTCCAAGCTCAGGAAAAGGAAAAAGATCATCTGAGTTAG
- a CDS encoding sensor histidine kinase, with protein sequence MKEKRKVEKLKRVAELIVKNRELAYQEKRSSELTLANDELKKAQEELGSFSYSVSHDLRAPIRAINGYTQILIEDHADSIDDDGKKIIQAIVNNSNKMGILIDDLLAFSKLGRKEVSSSNINMTSLVNGVINDITFEKGENTPIFEIEELAPANGDSSLIKQVWINLISNAIKYSKYKPEIKIKIASTLQDHKIIYSIKDWGAGFDMAYYDKLFGVFQRLHSQEEFTGTGIGLAIVQKIVSRHSGAVWAESKLDEGAEFYFSLPNIKH encoded by the coding sequence TTGAAAGAGAAAAGAAAAGTGGAAAAGCTAAAAAGGGTCGCAGAATTAATAGTTAAAAACAGAGAACTTGCCTATCAGGAAAAGCGAAGCAGTGAACTGACCCTGGCTAATGATGAACTAAAAAAAGCGCAGGAAGAACTGGGATCATTTTCCTACTCAGTTTCACATGATCTGCGTGCACCTATTCGGGCGATTAACGGTTATACACAAATACTGATAGAGGACCATGCAGATTCAATAGATGATGATGGAAAAAAAATCATCCAAGCCATAGTCAACAACTCCAATAAAATGGGAATATTGATCGATGACCTGCTTGCTTTCAGCAAATTAGGACGCAAAGAGGTCTCATCTAGCAATATAAATATGACCTCACTAGTAAATGGAGTCATAAATGATATAACATTTGAAAAAGGTGAAAATACACCCATTTTTGAAATTGAAGAACTTGCCCCAGCAAATGGAGATTCCTCACTGATCAAACAGGTTTGGATCAATCTAATCTCTAATGCTATAAAATATTCAAAATACAAGCCAGAGATAAAAATCAAAATAGCATCAACGTTGCAAGACCACAAAATCATCTACAGTATAAAAGATTGGGGTGCAGGATTCGATATGGCTTATTATGATAAATTGTTTGGCGTTTTCCAGCGTCTGCACTCGCAGGAAGAATTTACAGGAACAGGCATTGGACTGGCGATTGTGCAAAAAATTGTCAGCCGGCATTCGGGAGCAGTTTGGGCAGAATCAAAACTAGATGAAGGTGCTGAATTTTACTTCAGCCTGCCGAATATTAAACATTAA
- a CDS encoding response regulator — MDYEDIEILFAEDSMEDAMLTVRALNKSGFTNKLLHVKDGAEALDFLYCRGIYSKRNPKLHPKLLLLDLKMPKMSGMQVLEKVKSDDALKSIPIVILTSSQEDPDIAECYSLGANSYIVKPVDSNNFFNAIKELGMYWMILSQPAN; from the coding sequence ATGGATTACGAAGATATTGAAATTTTATTTGCCGAAGACAGCATGGAAGATGCTATGCTGACCGTGCGCGCTCTTAATAAAAGCGGCTTTACAAACAAACTCCTGCATGTCAAGGATGGCGCCGAAGCGCTTGATTTTCTGTACTGCAGGGGAATCTATTCAAAGAGAAATCCAAAATTACATCCCAAACTTCTTCTCTTGGATTTAAAAATGCCCAAGATGTCAGGAATGCAGGTATTGGAAAAAGTCAAAAGCGATGATGCGCTTAAATCTATTCCAATAGTCATTCTTACCTCTTCCCAGGAAGATCCGGACATTGCAGAATGTTATAGTCTTGGTGCTAACAGTTACATTGTAAAACCTGTAGACAGCAACAACTTTTTTAATGCAATAAAAGAACTTGGGATGTATTGGATGATCCTGAGCCAGCCTGCTAATTAA